In the Deinococcus ficus genome, one interval contains:
- a CDS encoding DUF1622 domain-containing protein, giving the protein MDLLVQLEGLVRLIAQFVARLAELSAALIVAFAVLEALYFVLRVFWKRDAVPDHRKEDLRLALGRWLAIALEFLLAADIVLTAIAPTWQDIGQLGAVALIRTALNFFLQREFRAQAERRRAHANGEAEAS; this is encoded by the coding sequence ATGGACCTGCTGGTGCAGCTGGAAGGGCTGGTGCGGCTGATCGCGCAGTTCGTGGCGAGGCTCGCCGAGCTGTCCGCGGCGCTGATCGTGGCGTTCGCGGTGCTCGAGGCGCTGTACTTCGTGCTGCGGGTGTTCTGGAAGCGGGACGCCGTGCCGGACCACCGCAAGGAGGACCTGCGGCTGGCGCTGGGCCGCTGGCTGGCGATCGCCCTGGAGTTCCTGCTCGCGGCCGACATCGTGCTCACGGCGATCGCGCCCACCTGGCAGGACATCGGGCAGCTGGGCGCGGTGGCGCTGATCCGCACGGCGCTGAACTTCTTCCTTCAGCGGGAGTTCCGGGCGCAGGCCGAGCGGCGCCGGGCCCACGCGAACGGCGAGGCCGAGGCCTCCTGA
- a CDS encoding cytochrome c oxidase assembly protein: MSTPTPLPPVPPPSGGGIDLNPTLADLLRLHVDPVFLLPMLLAAALYAWRCAQARRTPEGRARWPLWRVLSFAVGMVLLFLTTQSLAGTMTQSSMALYMARLMVLAELVPPLLVLGVPRGVRLDPRRGLGRVLNVLLDPWVALALWTAVIVFWNVPAGFNASIVTNTAASLLPALYLLSSLLVWGVVLRPLPSVQPAGIGSRGWFGLIASLPMMAVAAVWLYARDVLYTPYVNALCLWNLTPLQNQQISGWIMMLAGMPALALAFIQLMMWLIKLSEGQGMPPKPDAQPQG, encoded by the coding sequence ATGAGCACCCCCACCCCCCTTCCGCCTGTCCCCCCGCCCAGCGGGGGCGGCATCGACCTGAACCCCACCCTGGCCGACCTGCTGCGCCTGCACGTGGACCCGGTGTTCCTGCTGCCCATGCTGCTCGCCGCGGCTCTGTACGCCTGGCGCTGCGCGCAGGCCCGCCGCACGCCGGAGGGCCGGGCCCGCTGGCCGCTGTGGCGCGTTCTGTCCTTCGCTGTGGGCATGGTCCTGCTGTTCCTGACCACGCAGAGCCTGGCCGGCACCATGACGCAGTCCAGCATGGCGCTGTACATGGCCCGCCTGATGGTCCTGGCGGAACTCGTGCCGCCGCTGCTGGTGCTGGGCGTGCCGCGCGGCGTGAGGCTCGACCCGCGTCGCGGCCTGGGCAGGGTCCTGAACGTCCTGCTGGACCCCTGGGTGGCCCTGGCCCTCTGGACGGCCGTGATCGTCTTCTGGAACGTCCCGGCCGGCTTCAACGCCAGCATCGTCACGAACACCGCTGCGTCCCTGCTGCCGGCGCTGTACCTGCTCAGCAGCCTGCTGGTGTGGGGCGTGGTCCTGCGGCCGCTGCCCAGCGTGCAGCCGGCCGGGATCGGCTCCCGCGGCTGGTTCGGGCTGATCGCCAGCCTGCCCATGATGGCCGTGGCCGCCGTGTGGCTCTACGCCCGCGACGTGCTGTACACGCCGTACGTGAACGCCCTGTGCCTGTGGAACCTCACCCCGCTGCAAAACCAGCAGATCAGCGGCTGGATCATGATGCTGGCCGGCATGCCGGCCCTGGCCCTGGCGTTCATTCAGCTGATGATGTGGCTGATCAAACTCTCTGAAGGCCAGGGCATGCCCCCCAAACCGGACGCCCAGCCGCAGGGCTGA
- a CDS encoding copper chaperone PCu(A)C, whose product MPHLTVFSTSPLRAAALAAALLTAGGLALAQHTGHAAPAVTPARTMAAKLPLTVLSATIVTVPPGITETSAHLTLKNPGSTAVVLTGASSATFGHVMLMKTTRTGAMTGMKTVPTLTVPARGTLTMGPAGDHLMLMGLKRPLKPGEKITLTLKAKDGRTLNVTATVRKP is encoded by the coding sequence ATGCCCCACCTGACAGTTTTTTCCACCTCACCCCTGCGCGCCGCGGCCCTGGCTGCCGCCCTCCTGACGGCCGGAGGCCTGGCGCTGGCCCAGCACACCGGGCACGCCGCGCCCGCGGTCACGCCGGCCCGCACCATGGCCGCGAAGCTGCCGCTGACGGTCCTCTCGGCAACCATCGTGACCGTGCCGCCCGGCATCACCGAGACGAGCGCCCACCTCACCCTGAAAAACCCCGGCAGCACCGCCGTCGTGCTGACCGGCGCGAGCAGCGCCACGTTCGGGCACGTCATGCTGATGAAAACCACCCGCACCGGCGCCATGACCGGCATGAAGACCGTCCCCACCCTGACCGTGCCCGCCCGCGGCACCCTGACCATGGGCCCCGCCGGCGACCACCTCATGCTGATGGGCCTCAAGCGCCCCCTGAAACCCGGTGAGAAGATCACCCTGACCCTGAAAGCGAAGGACGGCCGGACGCTGAACGTCACCGCGACCGTCCGGAAACCCTGA
- a CDS encoding DUF1697 domain-containing protein yields the protein MHVALLRSVNLGKQRKVSMAALRALFADLGYPGARTYIQSGNVVFAAPGEDEAALAVKLRAAIEAMTGFEVAVVVRSAAAWEEAVRACPFDPGEVNVAAAFLGAEPRPEGLAALRARDFGAERWTVVGRTLYQTVPDGVKNVRLSHALIERQLGCPATVRNWRTVLAVGEMLRPAAG from the coding sequence ATGCACGTCGCCCTGCTGCGGTCGGTCAACCTGGGGAAGCAGCGCAAGGTGAGCATGGCGGCCCTGCGTGCCCTGTTCGCGGACCTGGGGTACCCCGGAGCCCGGACGTACATTCAGAGCGGCAACGTGGTGTTCGCGGCGCCCGGAGAGGACGAGGCGGCGCTGGCGGTGAAGCTGCGCGCGGCCATCGAGGCCATGACCGGGTTCGAGGTGGCGGTCGTGGTGCGCAGCGCGGCCGCGTGGGAGGAGGCCGTTCGCGCCTGCCCCTTCGACCCGGGGGAGGTGAATGTCGCCGCGGCGTTCCTGGGCGCGGAGCCGCGACCGGAGGGGCTGGCGGCGCTGCGCGCGCGGGACTTCGGGGCGGAGCGGTGGACGGTGGTGGGCCGCACGCTGTACCAGACGGTGCCGGATGGCGTGAAGAACGTGCGGCTGTCGCACGCGCTGATCGAGCGGCAGCTGGGGTGCCCAGCGACTGTGCGTAACTGGCGCACCGTGCTGGCGGTGGGGGAGATGCTGCGCCCGGCGGCCGGTTGA
- a CDS encoding SCO family protein, producing MTTPHPDPLPELTPEALAPRPWYVSALLALSAVVLLIAGAWGVARLRSPYPFYGTAYPNTQAAALTGTDHTGRPWTFTPGETGGAATAIFFGFTHCPNICPLSLANLSRARDTLPPADRARLKILMVSVDPDRDTPQRLKEYVTYFGEGTGVNIPEPTLSAVAKQYGVGYQKADIKSAAEYQVNHTTATYLVDAAGKLRVLWDYSQLPQTARVAQDMEYVIRNPAR from the coding sequence GTGACCACCCCCCACCCCGACCCCCTGCCGGAGCTGACCCCGGAGGCGCTGGCGCCCCGGCCCTGGTACGTGTCCGCGCTGCTGGCCCTGAGCGCCGTGGTGCTGCTGATCGCCGGCGCGTGGGGCGTGGCGCGGCTGCGCAGCCCCTACCCCTTCTACGGCACCGCCTACCCGAACACGCAGGCGGCCGCCCTGACCGGCACCGACCACACCGGCCGGCCCTGGACCTTCACGCCCGGCGAGACGGGGGGCGCGGCCACCGCGATCTTCTTCGGGTTCACGCACTGCCCGAACATCTGCCCGCTGTCCCTGGCGAACCTCAGCCGCGCGCGCGACACCCTGCCGCCCGCCGACCGGGCCCGCCTGAAAATCCTGATGGTCAGCGTGGACCCGGACCGCGACACGCCGCAGCGCCTCAAGGAGTACGTCACGTACTTCGGCGAGGGCACCGGCGTGAACATCCCCGAACCCACGCTGTCCGCCGTGGCGAAACAGTACGGCGTGGGCTACCAGAAAGCCGACATCAAGAGCGCCGCCGAGTACCAGGTGAACCACACCACCGCCACGTACCTCGTGGACGCCGCCGGGAAGCTGCGGGTGCTGTGGGACTACAGCCAGCTCCCCCAGACCGCCCGCGTGGCGCAGGACATGGAGTACGTGATCAGGAACCCCGCCCGATGA